In one window of Eleutherodactylus coqui strain aEleCoq1 chromosome 10, aEleCoq1.hap1, whole genome shotgun sequence DNA:
- the ACP7 gene encoding acid phosphatase type 7 isoform X1 — MWGSTLPLCVIIMSVSSANIAWQQPEQVHLSYTGRPATMTVTWTTFSWTPSVVEYSPLPGPPSFNLTAYGSATLFVDGGPKHRRMFIHRVTLENLNPGQRYVYHCGSVLGWSPQFYFRALQVGSSWGPRLAVFGDMGNENPQSLSRLQKETQMEMYDAIFHVGDFAYDMDEDDAQVGDEFMRQIESVAAYVPYMTCPGNHEEAYNFSNYRNRFSMPGNTEGLWYSWDLGPAHIISFSTEVYFYLKYGLELVAEQYLWLQKDLQKATSRDHRSEQPWIITMAHRPMYCTNFDGDDCSKPDSTIRTGLPGGQYALEDLFYKYGVDLEIWAHEHSYERLWPVYNCTVYKGSPQAPYTDPTAPVHITTGSAGCRERLDPFFPLHREWSAVRIEDYGYTRIHIANKTHIHIQQVSDDLGGEIVDDIWLIKDKR, encoded by the exons ATGTGGGGGTCTACTCTCCCCCTGTGTGTGATCATCATGTCTGTAAGCAGCGCCAACATTGCTTGGCAGCAACCTGAGCAGGTGCATCTCTCCTATACAG GTCGTCCGGCAACTATGACAGTGACATGGACTACCTTCAGCTGGACCCCATCTGTAGTGGAATACAGTCCTCTGCCCGGACCCCCGTCCTTCAACCTTACCGCTTACGGCAGTGCCACCCTCTTTGTCGATGGAGGACCAAAACATAGAAGGATGTTTATCCATCGGGTTACTCTGGAGAATCTAAATCCTGGTCAGAGATATG TTTATCACTGCGGCAGTGTTCTTGGTTGGAGCCCCCAGTTCTACTTTCGTGCACTGCAGGTGGGCTCATCCTGGGGGCCACGCTTGGCTGTATTTGGAGACATGGGAAACGAGAACCCTCAGTCCTTATCAAGGCTCCAGAAGGAAACACAAATGGAAATGTATGATGCCATATTTCATGTCG GTGATTTTGCGTATGACATGGATGAG GATGACGCTCAAGTTGGTGATGAGTTTATGCGCCAGATCGAGTCGGTGGCGGCCTATGTTCCATATATGACGTGTCCTGGAAACCACGAGGAGGCATA TAACTTCTCTAATTACCGAAATCGGTTTTCCATGCCGGGGAATACAGAAGGCTTGTGGTACAG CTGGGACCTGGGACCGGCTCACATCATCTCCTTCTCCACCGAAGTGTATTTCTACCTGAAGTACGGCCTGGAGCTGGTGGCAGAGCAATATCTTTGGCTGCAGAAGGATCTTCAG AAGGCCACAAGTCGGGATCATCGTTCTGAGCAGCCATGGATCATCACAATGGCTCATCGTCCCATGTACTGTACCAACTTCGACGGTGATGACTGTAGCAAACCTGATAGTACG ATACGAACTGGACTACCTGGTGGACAATATGCTTTGGAGGACTTGTTCTACAAATACG GGGTAGACTTGGAGATCTGGGCACATGAGCATTCCTATGAGCGGCTGTGGCCTGTATATAACTGTACG GTTTATAAGGGATCCCCCCAGGCTCCTTATACAGATCCCACGGCTCCTGTCCACATAACCACTGGCTCTGCG GGATGCCGGGAGAGGCTGGATCCTTTCTTTCCACTGCATCGAGAATGGAGCGCAGTAAGGATCGAAGATTATGGCTACACACGTATCCACATAGCCAACAAGACTCACATACACATCCAGCAGGTGTCGGACGACCTG GGTGGAGAGATCGTGGATGACATATGGCTGATTAAGGACAAGCGGTGA
- the ACP7 gene encoding acid phosphatase type 7 isoform X2 codes for MWGSTLPLCVIIMSVSSANIAWQQPEQVHLSYTGRPATMTVTWTTFSWTPSVVEYSPLPGPPSFNLTAYGSATLFVDGGPKHRRMFIHRVTLENLNPGQRYVYHCGSVLGWSPQFYFRALQVGSSWGPRLAVFGDMGNENPQSLSRLQKETQMEMYDAIFHVGDFAYDMDEDDAQVGDEFMRQIESVAAYVPYMTCPGNHEEAYNFSNYRNRFSMPGNTEGLWYSWDLGPAHIISFSTEVYFYLKYGLELVAEQYLWLQKDLQKATSRDHRSEQPWIITMAHRPMYCTNFDGDDCSKPDSTIRTGLPGGQYALEDLFYKYGMPGEAGSFLSTASRMERSKDRRLWLHTYPHSQQDSHTHPAGVGRPGWRDRG; via the exons ATGTGGGGGTCTACTCTCCCCCTGTGTGTGATCATCATGTCTGTAAGCAGCGCCAACATTGCTTGGCAGCAACCTGAGCAGGTGCATCTCTCCTATACAG GTCGTCCGGCAACTATGACAGTGACATGGACTACCTTCAGCTGGACCCCATCTGTAGTGGAATACAGTCCTCTGCCCGGACCCCCGTCCTTCAACCTTACCGCTTACGGCAGTGCCACCCTCTTTGTCGATGGAGGACCAAAACATAGAAGGATGTTTATCCATCGGGTTACTCTGGAGAATCTAAATCCTGGTCAGAGATATG TTTATCACTGCGGCAGTGTTCTTGGTTGGAGCCCCCAGTTCTACTTTCGTGCACTGCAGGTGGGCTCATCCTGGGGGCCACGCTTGGCTGTATTTGGAGACATGGGAAACGAGAACCCTCAGTCCTTATCAAGGCTCCAGAAGGAAACACAAATGGAAATGTATGATGCCATATTTCATGTCG GTGATTTTGCGTATGACATGGATGAG GATGACGCTCAAGTTGGTGATGAGTTTATGCGCCAGATCGAGTCGGTGGCGGCCTATGTTCCATATATGACGTGTCCTGGAAACCACGAGGAGGCATA TAACTTCTCTAATTACCGAAATCGGTTTTCCATGCCGGGGAATACAGAAGGCTTGTGGTACAG CTGGGACCTGGGACCGGCTCACATCATCTCCTTCTCCACCGAAGTGTATTTCTACCTGAAGTACGGCCTGGAGCTGGTGGCAGAGCAATATCTTTGGCTGCAGAAGGATCTTCAG AAGGCCACAAGTCGGGATCATCGTTCTGAGCAGCCATGGATCATCACAATGGCTCATCGTCCCATGTACTGTACCAACTTCGACGGTGATGACTGTAGCAAACCTGATAGTACG ATACGAACTGGACTACCTGGTGGACAATATGCTTTGGAGGACTTGTTCTACAAATACG GGATGCCGGGAGAGGCTGGATCCTTTCTTTCCACTGCATCGAGAATGGAGCGCAGTAAGGATCGAAGATTATGGCTACACACGTATCCACATAGCCAACAAGACTCACATACACATCCAGCAGGTGTCGGACGACCTG GGTGGAGAGATCGTGGATGA